From Armatimonadota bacterium:
TGGATTTCGCTACAACTCCTCACCTTATACAGACCATTAGAAATCTGAAGGATGAGGCAATCGATAAATATATAATTGATTGTGAAGAAGTGACATTTATTGACAGCGAAACTCTGAAATATGTCCTGGGCCTCAGAAGAGACTTCGCGCAATGCGGCAGAAGGCTGTGGTTTCGCAAATGCAGCCCGCAGGTCAGGAGAATACTTGATCTACTGGGACTGAGCGATCAGCTTGTTATCAGCGACACCCCCGATTCCTGAACTTCCACTTCCATGCTTTATTTGAGAGGATATTGGCGGAACAAAATGGAATATAATAACGTCAATAGCGAGGGAGTGAGAGTATCCTCTAAATGAGCCAAGAAGTCACATACGAAGAAATTGCCAAAGATATCGCCTCATATGTAGGAGAACTGGGCGGTGATGTTCAACGCGATATCGTCGCGCCCGCGATGCTTGACGCCATCGGGCCGGCCAACGGCAAACAGATATTGGACCTGTTTTGCGGTGCGGGTTACCTTTCAAGGAGACTGGCATCGCTTGGAGCGGATGTGACCGCTGTTGACAGCTCCGAAAGACTCATCGGAATAGCAGGTGAGATCAACGACCGCGAAGATGATGAGATAAGATACGCGGTAGCGGAACCGACTGATCTGTCCGTTATCGAAGACAGCACATTTGACGATGTGGTCTGCAATATGGGCCTGATGATGACTCACGACCTTGCCGGAACAGTGGCGGAGCTTGCCAGACTGGTCAAGCTGGGAGGCAGGTTCATATTTTCAGTGCTGCACCCGTGCTTCAATATGCCCGACGCGTGCTGGATCAATGACCCGGACGGCAGGCAGCTTTATGAAGCCGTAGATAATTATTATACCGAGACCTGGTGGCCGTCCGAACTGGCAGCTAGCCTCAGGAGCGGCCAGAAAAAAGTTAAGCATCGCACCCTTTCACGCTATGTAAACGCTCTGGGAGCGCGCGGATTTACTGTGCGCAGAATAATTGAACCCAGACCCACTCCGGAAACTCTGGCAATAAAACCCCATCTTGAAGTCTACAACCGTGTACCTGCCGCAATAATTGTTGAAGCGGTATTCCCCTATCTCTGATCCCGTTTTGTATTTCGCGCTATCAGGGTACGCTAACAGGGGCGGAGGTTAAAGCACCTCTGCCGGTAGCAATTACCTATTTTGGGAGGCTGGTATAATGGTAGTCGCCGAGTTCAGCATTACACCATTGGGCGAGGATGAATTGAAGCCGTTTATAGATGCGGCAGTGCGAGAAGTGGAGAAGTCGGGTCTTAAGTATGAAGTCGACGCAATGGCCACGACAGTCGAAGGGGATTTGGAGGATATACTGAACGTTATCAAGAATGCCCATACAGCAGTCAAGGCCATGGGCGTGGAACGAGCACTGCTGGAGATCCGTATAGATGACAGCTCGGAAGGCGTCACAATAGAAGAAGAAGTAGCCGATTACAGGGCGGCGGTTTAGCTAGATGGCAGGAAAAGGCGTCAGCGCGCGGTTAATATCGCAGATATGGAAAGCGTTCAAGCAGCTTAACCCGGGAAATGTGGGCAGGGAGGCCGGCATTGCAGTAAAGCTGGGGATCATCTGCTCACAAAGCGTGGTTCAGGATGCAGCCGCATATCTGCTTAAAGATGATATGGCAGCTTATGACAGAGCAGGTGATGCGCTGCTGCTGATTCCAGAGCCGAGCGACCCGGCGGCAAATGATTTACTGCAGAAGTGCGATATAGTCCTTAAATGGATTGGCAGCCCAGAGGCATTTCCTGCGATCAAACAGGAAAGAATATTCGAGTTTGCCAATGGAAGCGATCTTGAACCTGTAATAATGGATATACTGCGCGCGCCCTATCTCAAATATGCTCACCTGCCCCTTGCAAGAGCATTCCCCGCATTTCGGCCTGAGGTAAGTGTGCAGGTGATACAAAATGTGAGCGTGGAAAACGCAATATTCGTCATATCCACTTCCTTGGGAAATGTGATTCCAAATCCTCTGCAGCCGCTGGCGTCTGTCGCCGAGTCGGTGGGTGATCTGGCTGTCCTGACGGCCAATCAGTTCCGAATGGTCTTCAGGCTGGCGGCTGCGTACGACAAAAAGCTGGGCTATAAAGAGCAGATGCCTGAACTGATGACCGTGTTGGGCGCTGCTTTCGGATGGAGGTCCATTGCACGGGAGCTTGTCGGAATGATCCCTCTGGGTGGGGGGATTGTCCCGAAAGCGGCCATTGCCTTTGCCGGGACATGGGCAATTGGCGACGCTGCGGCTTATTATTACAGGACTGGCCGGAAGCTCACTAATGAAGAGATAAGGCAGCGCTTTGAAGCAGCCATGACCAAAGGCAGAGCAAGCGCTGAGGACATTCTGGGCAAAATGAAGCAGACATATGGTGAGCAGGTAGGGCGGTTCATTAAGAAAGGCTGATTGCCGGAAGGGTTCCGGCAGACGTGGGACCGGGGAAAGATTCTCCGGTCCAACATATTCCACCATTCTACTATTCCACCCAGGGCAAACGCATCAAAATGCTATTCACCTTGTTTTGGCCTCTGCGGTTAAAACCGCGGCTAAGAAAAACACGAAGTGTCCCTTCGGACACTAAGATTTCAGTCGGCGGAGGCCGACTTTGTGAGTTTACAGCAGTGACTTTAGTCGCAAAGGCACCATTTTGCCAAACACAAAATTAAGATGCGTTTGCCCTGCTATTCCACCCTTGACCTTCCAAGACACAAAAGTCTATACTGAAAATGGTATACAGGCGACAAGCCGATGCATATTATCCCGATCACAAACCTCACGGGGCTGTATGTGTCCCAGACGCCTGAAGGGTTCCACCCTGCCAAATATCACCCAGAAAGCAAATTCTTTATGAAATTGAATCAGCAATCCAATGGAGAAGAAATCCAGAGCTCCCATTCGGAAAGCCCATACTCCATCACCGAGAAAATACGTGACTATTTCCAGATATCTCAAACCACAGGGCTGATAGCACTGGCGCTGCTGGTGGGAGCAGGCTCCGGATTGGGAGCAGTATTGTACGTCCATATGATCGAATGGTCAAAGCGGCTGTTCATGGGCGGGTCGCATAGCCTGATGCCTGCAGTCGGACCGCTATGGATCGTCATCTCCACAACACTCGGCGGAGCTGTCTGCGGACTGCTGGTACATTATTTTGCTGCCGGCAAAGGTGGAGACGGCCTGCCGGAAATTATGGCTGCGGTGGCCGAAAACGGCGGAAAGATCCGCGCGAGGTTTGCAGTCACTAAGATCGTTACGTCCGCAATTACTATAGGATCAGGCGGGTCTGCAGGCCGGGAAGGACCGATGGCGCAAATCGGAGCTTGCCTGGGTTCATCTATC
This genomic window contains:
- a CDS encoding STAS domain-containing protein, with protein sequence MDAIKGLTLWNAHEGDQVVIYAQGELDFATTPHLIQTIRNLKDEAIDKYIIDCEEVTFIDSETLKYVLGLRRDFAQCGRRLWFRKCSPQVRRILDLLGLSDQLVISDTPDS
- a CDS encoding methyltransferase domain-containing protein: MSQEVTYEEIAKDIASYVGELGGDVQRDIVAPAMLDAIGPANGKQILDLFCGAGYLSRRLASLGADVTAVDSSERLIGIAGEINDREDDEIRYAVAEPTDLSVIEDSTFDDVVCNMGLMMTHDLAGTVAELARLVKLGGRFIFSVLHPCFNMPDACWINDPDGRQLYEAVDNYYTETWWPSELAASLRSGQKKVKHRTLSRYVNALGARGFTVRRIIEPRPTPETLAIKPHLEVYNRVPAAIIVEAVFPYL
- a CDS encoding MTH1187 family thiamine-binding protein; this encodes MVVAEFSITPLGEDELKPFIDAAVREVEKSGLKYEVDAMATTVEGDLEDILNVIKNAHTAVKAMGVERALLEIRIDDSSEGVTIEEEVADYRAAV